tgagccaccacacctagctcttTCCGATGAATTTTGCCCCATGATGAGGCATGTCTAGCCACATTTAACATGTAACCAGAAGTTGGTTTTTCACTGATTCCCTTCTGAGTTGTTAACTTTCAGTATAAAGAAATCGCCAATTTCACAAATGGTTGAAATTGATACATTAATTTTAAGGATGAGGACAGTCAGTACTTCTACTGTTCTGAAATCTCTGAGGGTGAGTTTTAACATTCTGGTTGAGGCAGTCAATTGAGAAAACATCACATTTATTGGTGTTGGGTATAGGCTTTGGTATCATTCTCATTTATACATACAAGAAACAGGCTTTTAAGGGTGAGGTCATTTGCTCAGAGCCACAGGAAACGACAGGGCTAGAGTTCCTACCTGCTCCTGAAGCACTGTACCGTGAGTCCCTTGAGGATTGAAGGCTGGCAGTCTGGAGTGAAGGTTTTGCTTTGCTCTGAATCTTAGGATTGGATGAGACCCATCTAATCTACTGTTTAGAGGAAGGAGCTGAGTATCACCCGCTAACTAGGAGTGAGTGGGAACCCACATTCAGGACTCCTGCCTCTTAATCCTGTGTTTTATTCCATGACTCCAGGCTTCAGGAATGAACAGTCTACCTCAGCTTAATACATTCCAGAGCCCAAATGCAAACTAACTTTCAATGTTATGACTTTCATTCCTGAAGGGAAAATGTGGGAGCTGGGTAGTAATACACTGGAACCTAAAAACGGGCTTGGTGAGGAGTTAAGCCAACATCTCGCCATTGTTATTTTGCACTTTTGTTAACAAATTCTGAGTTTCTGTGAAAATCTTCATATTAGAGAACATAGTTAATGACGTTTTACCACTTTTAAACTGGAGAGGTGAGAAATTTGGCTCAGAATTACGAATAAGTTACAAAAAAACATCCTAAGGGCTTTCCGTTTTAGACCCCTCAGCTTCCTTTCTAAGCCATCAAGCTCTTAGACATCTGTTTGCAGAGATGGTAATTTATAGCTTAAGCTACATGCTGGAGACCATGTGTAAACCTTCAGATAAATccattattttattctacttactTTATGGTAACTGTAGTCTAGTGTTTGAAAAGTTGGTCTACCTACTCACTCATCCCTTGAGTAGTTAAAAATTCATGGGCTTACTGAGTGTCCatgacttactgaatcagaacctCTAAGAGTGGGACTCAGGAATCAACATTATAATTGCTCTTCTGGTGATTCTTGTGCAGTCCAAAGTTTGAAAACCAATCCCTTAAAACTCTTCTGAGTAAGATTATGAAGCTGGAGAGGGGAGAACTTCTGAGCAACGTCTAGAGTTACGGGTAGGGAACAAAGTTGAAAGAGGAATGAATCTGAGTTGGGAACTGGTGGAGAGGCTCATCTAGAAGGTTTCTTCAGCCTCTTTGGAACTGGGGGGTCCTCTGCAGAGACACCACCTCCCAGGAATTGCCAAGTAAAGTATGGCAGGAATGGAACTCAGGAGAATTCCCACAGAGAGGTGACGTGCATTTGTCCTCAGAGAGCTTTGGGGAAGCAGTCCTGGTCTTGATGGAGGATGGGGAAAGAGGGGCCACTGTTTTCTGGGTTGGATGCCATCTAAAGATAGACACCAGCCTGTCAGGCAAGAAGATTGCCTGGGATTTCATCTGAGTTGCCATGACTACAGGCTGATGTAACTGGGCTGCTCTGAGCTGCTGTGAACTAGTCTGGCTGTCAAGTGGAGCTAATCGTTCTCATTTGCGGTGACAGCTTAATTACCTTGCACTTGATTTTGCATAACAGTAAAGCTGAGCCTTTAAGTCTGGCAGACTTGAGTTTGGGTCCTAGCTCTGCTGCCTTTCAGCTATGAGTCCATGTCCCTGACCATGGAGTAGAGGGCCGTTAGGAGTAGGGCTGCAGTTACCTGTCCTTGAGGCATGTGTCCTACCTACTCCTATAGCTAACATACTTGTTGGAGAGCAAGCCAGCAGCTCCCTGGTTAAGAGAACCCAGTTTCCTGGGCAACTGATGCCTGTATGTCCAAGAGGGAACTGCAGTGTAGGCAGTTGGCTATTCTTATCAAGCTCCAGTGAGCAATTCCCATTAGTTAAAAATAGGAATGTTGCAGTTGGCCAGACGCGGAGCTATAGGCTCAGATATTTAATTGCCATAGAGGGCTGAGTGCTGGGTCTGTTTTCATTTGGGAAAAGTGGTATCTGTGTACAGCTTCGGTCTTCTGAAAGTCGTTAACACCTTGGCCATTCTTCAGGTCATCATCTATCCTCTGGGATTATTATTATAATGTCCAACTACTAATAGATGAAACAAAAAGGGAAGAAGATTCTGGTGGAGAAAGTATGTGATTACCCTGGGCCTAGCGACAGGACTTAGGTCTCTTGACACTAGGCTAATACTGTATTCTGCATTTTCCCACATCTGATTCTAAAAGCCTCGGTTTTCATACATAGCCTACGTGACCCTGTCTGgtaaagaacatatttttaagttgGTTAGTAAGTCCCAGCTAAATTACAGGGAGCGTCTGGGGAAGCTCTGCCTTGGTGTTCTTTATCATCACCAGTCAAAGAATACTTTCCAGTGACTCCTTGTTGCCTTTGCAGATCTGGAGCCCATACAAGCAGCCAGGATGTACTGGAGACCTTGATGGTCGGATTGAGGATGATTCCCGCTGCCTCTATACCCATGAAGAGTACATCAGCCTCGTGCTGAACAGTGGGAGTGGCCTGTCGCATGATTATGCCAACCAGTCGGTCCAGGAGGACCCTCGGATGATGGCCTTCTTTGACTCCCTGGTACGTCGAGAGATTGAGGGCTGGAGCTCTGACTCAGACAGTGACCTCAGTGAGAGTACTATCCTCCAACTGCATGCAGGGGTCAGCGAGCGCTCAGGCTACACTGACTCAGAGTCCTCGGCCTCACTGCCTCGCTCCCCGCCTCCCACAGTAGATGAGTCTGCCGACAGCGCCTTCCACCTGGGGCCCCTGCGGGTCACCACCACAAACGTAGTGGCCTCAACTCCACCAACACCCACGTGTGAGGACGCAGCCTCTCGCCAGCAGCGTCTGTCTGCTCTGCGGCGCTATCAAGACAAACGCCTCCTGGCCCTTTCCAATGAGTCCGATTCTGAGGAGAATGTCTGCGAGGTAGAACTAGACACAGATCTCTTTCCCCGGCCACGGTCGCCCAGCCCTGAAGATGAATCCAGCAGTTCCAGCAGCTCTAGCAGCTCCGAGGATGAGGAGGAGCTGAATGAACGCCGAGCCTGTACCTGGCAGCGGAATGCCATGCGGCGCCGACAGAAGACAACCCGAGAAGAGAGGCCCAGCGCCCCAATCAAGCCCACCAGCACCTACATCGGAGAAGACAACTATGATTACCCCCAGATCAAAGTGGATGAcctttcctcctcccccacctcctcccctgaGCGGAGCACTTCCACTCTAGAGATTCAGCCAAGCCGGGCATCACCAACTTCTGACATAGAATCAGTTGAGCGAAAAATTTATAAAGCTTACAAGTGGCTCCGCTACTCTTATATATCCTACTCAAATAATAAAGATGGAGAGACCTCCCTGGTGACCAGCGAGGCAGATGAAGGGAGAGCAGGAACCAGCCACAAAGACAACCCAGCCCCTTCTTCCAGTAAGGAAGCCTGTCTAAACATAGCAGCGGCCCAGAGGAACCAGGACCTGCCCCCTGAAGGCTGCAGCACGGACGCTTTTAAAGAAGAGACTCCTAGAAATCCCAGCAATGGCCCAGGCCATGAGCACAGCAGCCACACTTGGGCAGAGGTGCCAGAGGGTACCTCTCAGGACACTGGCAATAGCGGCTCTGTAGAGCACCCTTTTGAAACCAAGAAGCTCAATGGAAAGGCCCTGAGCAGTCGGGCTGAGGAGCCGCCTTCTCCTCCTGTCCCCAAGGCATCTGGCTCTACTCTCAACAGCGGGTCTGGCAGCTGTCCCAGGACCCAGTCTGATGACAGTGAGGAGAGGAGCCTCGAAACCATCTGTGCCAACCACAACAATGGACGCTTACACCCTCGTCCCTCTCACCCCCACAATAACGGGCAGAACTTGGGGGAGCTGGAGGCGGTGGCCTACTCTTCCCCTGGACACTCAGACACTGACCGTGATAACTCGTCCCTGACAGGGACACTCCTACACAAAGATTGTTGCGGGTCTGAAATGGCCTGTGAGACCCCCAGTACTGGAACAAGAGAGGACCCCACTGACACCCCAGCCACAGATAGCAGCAGGGCTGTTCATGGCCACAGTGGCCTCAAAAGGCACCGAATTGAATTGGAAGATACAGATTCAGAGAATTCCTCCtcagagaagaaattaaaaacatgataaatacaaagggaaaacaaaaagctACAAAAGTAGccttaccaaaaaaacaaaacaaacaaacaaaaaaaacaaacaaaaaaaaacaatctgtTTAGTGAAtacagaggaaaggaaaacaagtATTAAAGGCACATGAAACCAGGGCCTGAAATTTTGTGTCTGATGCTGCTCCCTTCTATCCAACATTCAACAATGGGTCTGAATGTCTAGCTGGCCGTTGGCTTGTGCTATgttaagaaagggaaaaaaaaaaaaaaaccaagtgaCTCCTTTCTAGTGAGACGTGAGCGTAGTGTGCTGCGCAAGGCTCTGTGGAAGTAAATCCTTGTTGAGACATTCAACCTGTTCTTGTGTACGCACACTGGCACGCGAGAGGTCATTGTCTCACAAGACCTTTCTTTTAGTTCTCCGTCAGAAAGGACCTATGAATTTGTACTTTTTGCCATCTCACCCTGTTTACATGCCATAGGTATTCTGGTCTGGATGATGGGTGCCTGTTAAATCAGGTTGTGCTGCCAGTGAGTTGTAGATTTATGCTGGAAGAATGGAGATGGAAACAGGCCTTCAGCCCATTGGCTGTGCTATAGAGGAAAGCATGGTTCCTTTCTTAAAGAAATCTTCCATGTTTTCTCTAAGTAACACTTCTTTATTGAGCATTTAATGTGgacatgctaaaaaaaaaaaaaaaaaaaagcatttttgatTCTAATGAGTTTGGCACTTAAGATCGGATTCAAGAGAATATAGATTCCTGATAAATTTCACTGTTTGCAAATTGAGCAATGCTGCAACATGTACTGTATGAAGGCCATAAAATAGAACTAGTCATGGATAACAGACTTTAACCAGTTAGGTGCTAGATCCTAAGAGGCACTCACAAGGCCAGCAGGTGCTTCCTTGGCTCCCGTGATGGATCGAAGCATAGTGAAAGAAGGGCAAAGACAGCTCTCCAGAGCTTTGTGCTCAGACTACTAAAATAGTTGTTATAGGTGTGTTAATGAAAAGCTTAGTGAGGAGCAGAATGTGGTACTATATTCGTTTAACTCAACCCGGAACCGTTGGTCAGAATTGGTGGGACTGGCCTCTTCCCTCAGACTTGCAGTTGATAGAAGCTGTGGTGTTCTGACTAGACTTCACAGAGCAGTAGGCATCTCAAGGTAACAAATTCTTATTGAGTAGGTCTATTAGGAGTCAGAGGGTGTTGGGGAGGAGTCTCCGGCTTACGACTCCTGGTTCCCATGAGTCTTAGGTCTTCTGATTACCACAAGAGACtcagttttattgaggtaaatACAGGTTTCAAAGGGAAAAGACCAACAGATTTTCAGCGTTGCAGTCACTCGGTTATCTATGAAGGGTTGTGCAAAACAGGAAGATCTAGGAACAACTAGGTATCTTGTTGGcataaatattatgaaaaggCAGAATACTGGCAAGAAAGAGGAATAAGAGAGAGAAGAACGATACGATTTTCTTGAGCGCAAAGGTGCTAGACAACTAGGAACCCAGCTGGGATTGGTGGAGGGAGGGCCGAATGCTGACTGGTGTGGCCTCACCACTCCAGCCTTCCTTTTAGAGGAAGGCCTACCCTGCTGGAAGGCCTGCCAAGGGGAGGCTGCCTATGAAGGCAGAAGACGTGGATGAATTCAGGCACTGGGAGTGGGGGGGGTTAATTTATAAACGGTGATTGGTTTAAGCCAGAAGGAGATACTATCCTGATAAGCTCTGTGAAAGAAAAGATGTGCCTGGTATGTGTGCTGCGGCTGGGTATGAAAACACTGAGAAGGAGAAGGAGTGTGTGTAGCATGGGGGTGTGTACAACTTAACACCTGGACTCTTACTGGGGGAGTAAGAAAGTGATTCTGTAACCAACGTTAGAATTACTTTGGATTTGTAATCAAAATGGTTCTATGATTTGTCTTTGACTATTTACAGATAATTGTAAATGCTGGTTTTATAAGCCCAAGtcattttacatttgcttttccaaaatgtattaaattggaatttttttaatcctttatatacaaaaaaaaaaaaaagatactatcaCTCAGTGTGTGTTTCTCTTCCCCTTCTTAGTCAGCACACCAgtcctttcttttattctattttattttaatcagcaCATAGCCTCTTCTGACTTCTCTAAGGACAATCCTCATATCTTCCTGGAGAAAAGTAGTTAAAGTTCCCTTGTGAACTAGCTACTTAGTAGTTACAATTCCCAAATGCAGAACTTGGTCTTTTCATGTTAAAAGCCTTAATCTCATTTGGGTACTCGAAAGAGAAGTCAGAGTTCATTCTGGTTAACTTTAGAAGCCAAGAAAGATCATTTTTAGCAAGAATGCCTTCCATCCTTGGCAGAGGCTTCCCAGCATCCTTGGCTCAGCTCACCAGGTGATAGGCcccataaagacacacacaggagCAGGGTGAGAAATGCTTGCGTTAGAGCTGCTCCACCCTCATTTCCAGAGATTCTGTGTCTATGGTTGTGGGTCTGGAAACCTGGCAAAAACCACTTCTAGAGAACCTTTGCCTAAACTCTTATAGAATTGAGGCCCCAACTTTGATGGCTCATTTAATACCTAATTTCTTCCATAATAGATATTTTTACTAGCAGGACAGATGGCACTGATTAGATAAGGAACTATTTGTAAGTGcctgttatgttttttttttttttttttttctgcatcctgTACATAACGTTTTAAGTGGCAGGTCCAGATACgtaaaatcatttctattttccaGCTGGTTTTGTTAATGATTCTCTAGGACAGCAGGTAAATGAGTTAAATAAGTTGTTGGCTTGGGGCAAGTGAAGTTTGCAACTATGCTTGATTTAATAAGCTGAGAGTCTCTTGTTTGTCTGTCAAGGTGCCTTCCTCTGCTGAAGCCTTACCTCCTTCTCACCCAGCAACGGTTAACTCTTCTCTTGTGTATATGCAAATAAACCTGTTATTCACTTCTCAcgtcttcctcttctcttccaggGAAGACTTGGTTGCTTAGACAcctctcctttatttcttttctgttttaattcttgCCTAGGTGGAAGCTTGATTGAAAGCAATATTGAGAACTAGAAGAAAAACTGCTGTATTCCACATCCATGACAATGGTCATTGTCACTTTTAGGTATTGGGACAAAGGTCACATCTGGACAACAAAATGCAGGGTAGGAGGAGGTATTTATTTGGGTTTCCTTTATCAGGTTTAAAGGGTCTTAGGATAGCCAGATGCTGGAACTGACACTTTTATGAGTTGGAACTGAGGGAACAATGCAGTGAAGCGACATTACAAACAGCTCCCAAAGAAATATATTCTGATGTTTCCAAATACCAAATTGCATTTCCTGCCTTGCCCCAGGCATGCACTGCAaacttttttctatataaaaaagcaaaactcataTCTCTTGCCTGTAAAGCTGCCTGCAACAGTTAACTGAAAAATTTCTTGGTGTCAGGAAAACAGACACGTCCAAAGGAAGACTGTCCTTCCCCCGTGACCTAAGCAAGGCAACGTGCCACAGTTGAAACACCAAGGTGAAGTAAGGCTCAGTGAGTCCCAGCCTTGCCTACAGCAGCAGCAGGATGGTGGTTTTGAACAAACTGTGTGGTTCTCAGGTGGGATATTCCGGTTTGAGCACTCATTTGTCCTTGAGCACTCATACTGGCATGCAATTACATGAATTCAAACAGTTGAAAGTAATTTTGAATTTCTCAATTAATGATGCTTCTCACATGCAGTAGAGCATTGAAAACCTGTCTCCATCCTAATTGCATTTTCATTGTTAGAACAATGGTGGTAAGATGCTTCTCAGAATGGAGGCTTACAGGCAAAGCTAAATTTCCCTGGCCCCTGCACTAACATGGCCCAGATAAGCAAGAGGAATTACTGCCTTCAGTTCACAACAGGATTTACTCGAATGTGCAGAGGATCCAGCAGTCCTTATCTGCAACACAGTCACGTTGTAAGGAAATAGGATATCTAAAGTTTCAAATACTGAAGTTGGGAACTGACTCCTTTGGTCTTATGGCCCAAAGCCATAAGCTTGTGGAATATTCCATCCCAAGGACAGAATGCTAGCTTAGAAGCCAACCTGCCTTTGTTAGTTCCCATACTAAGATAGGAAAGACAGTAAAACACTAAGATATCCAGGGGCTCCCCCAGACTCTTTAGGCGTAAGAGAAGTGTTTGTTGTCTAGGGAACCTGGGAGTAAAGACATTGGGGAAAGGGAATGAGGAAGACTACAAGGGAAGAAGTAAAGTGCTAGATGGGTCCAATAACTTCCTGGATCCACAGAACTATCATTTAATGTGCCACGGGACTGGCCTCTAAAACACTTGGTCATCAAGATTCTCTAACCAAAATCCTCCAGTACATGTACTTCTTGACTTACGATGAGGTTATgtctgataaacccatcataaattgaaaatgttgtaagtcaaaaatgcacttaggccaggcatggtagttcacacctgtaatcctgccattttggaaggccagggcgggtggattgcttgagctcaggagttcgagaccaacctgggaaatacggcaaaattccatctcttaaaaaaataaaaagaatagccaggagtggtggtacacacctgtagtgccagctgcttgggaggctaaggtgggaggatcacctgagcctggggaggtgaagactgccgtgagctgtgattgctccaagtcactccagcctgggtaacagagtaagaccctgtctcaaaaaaaattatttttaatgcatttaaaacacctAACCCtattggtggctcatgcctgtaattccagcactttgggaggccaaagcacgcagatcccttgaggcaagtaattcaaaaccagactggccaacatggcaaaactggtctctgctaaaaacacaaatattagacGGGCACgttgatgcgtgcctgtaataccagctacttgggaggctaacacacaagaatcacttgaacctgggtggcagaggttgcagtgagccgatatagtgccactgcactctagcctgggtgatagagctagactgtctcaaaaaaaaaaaaaaaagcacttaacTTACTGAAtgtcatagcttagcctagcctacatGAAACGTGCTAAGAACACCTAGCCTACAGCTCGGCAAAATCACCTAGCAACACAGTACACTGCAGAGTATTGCTGGTTTACCCTTGTGATCATGTGGCTGGCTGGGAGCCAAAACTTGCTGCCACAGCCCAGCATCAGGAGCAAGTATCTTAATGCACATGTGGCTAGcctgggaaaagatcaaaattcgaAATActgtttctactgaatgcatatcactTCTACACCAtgataaagtcaaaaaattggaTCATGAATCATGGACTGTATAATAACAATAGAAGTCAAAAAATGCAGGATTGAGGCTGGgtgcttgtgcctgtaatccaagtactttaggaggccgaggagggtggatcacctgaggcagcctgggcaacatggtgaaactctgtctctacaaaaattagatggatgtggtggcacatgcctgtaatcccaactactcgggaggctgaagcacaagaatcgcttgaacccgggagatggaagttgcagtgagccaagatcttgccactgcattctacctgggtgacagagtgagactccgtctcaaaaagaaggaaaaagaaatgcaggATTGGTTTGGGAGAAATTCTCTTTGCAGACCTCTTTGCTAGAATGcataaataccatttaaaaaaggGTTGTATTATAACCCTAACACCAGCATATCTGCTTAAACATGCTCCTAAAACAGTAGAATGTGTAGTTGTTGGTGACTGGCATAGGCTTTCATAGGGTAACATAACATCTACCTGCTTGTCTATTCCTAGACTCATTAGTGACAATATTCGAGTCCTACccctaccactttttttttttttttctttttgtaacttaccttattttcatttctcacgTCAGTTTTTTCTCTTATCTCTCCAAGACCTCACCTTGAATAGTTAAGGCTgacttctgttcctttctcttcctccctaaGAGAGACCTGTCAGTGAggtggaaatagcattgaattagCAAGAGAAGTGGATTCTATACAGGTTCTCCCATGGAGTTGATGCATGagacttgggcaagtcactcagaCTCTTGGGAACTGTGAAACAAATCCCTCTCAACTCAATCCAACTCCTTCTATTCCAGCTCCTCTATGTGTCCCTCCCAGGGATCAGAGGGCTCTCTAGATCTCACTCTGATGAGCTTTCATTCTTAAGACATCTCTGTAGTGCCCACCAGAaccagtgaaccaagatctttGGCAAGTGTACAGCTGCTCAAAGCCTCAAGCCTtacctctgtaaaatgggttcaACACATTGTCAACAGATCAAAtgagcatatatgtatatacatgctatatatatgttatataataacaTACACACTATGACAGAATAATATGTAATGATTGTATaataattatatagtatatataagcTATATATTCATAGCTTGGAACAATGCCTGTTTAGAAAGCACTGAAACGTTTGCTATCATTAGtgcattctctcttttttgctttcattgcttgTTGATGCCAGTGTGCACACCATGTAGATGACGTTTTTGGATGGGGTTTGCTGATAAAGTAAGTTCTCCTTCCGAGAAAGAATGTACTGTACCTCAGTAAGTCTGAATCTGAAAACACAAGAAACGAGTAaattattgggccgggcgcggtggctcacgcctgtaatcccagcactttgggaggccgaggcaggtggatcacaaggtcaagagatcgagaccatcctggtcaacatggtgaaacccagtctctactaaagatacaaaaaattagctgggcatggtggcacgtgcctgtaattccagctactcaggaggctgaggcgggagaattgcctgaacccaggaggcggaggttgcgatgagccgagatcgtgccattgcactccagcctgggtaacaagagcgaaactccgtctcaaaaaaaaaaaaaagaaaaaaaaaaaagagtaaattattCCCATTATAATGGACCTGACTAAAGCAGAGTTTGGGGCCTCGGACACCGCCTCTGACTTGGGGAGCCAATTGTCTAGATGCTCCAACTGAAGGCTGGTAGCTTAAAACAAAGCCAGGCCTGGCTGACAGAGGCCTCACAGCTCTTTGCTTATGATGACCCTTACCATGAGTGCCTGACCTCATGACAAATGACAGCCTCATTGTTTCCTGGAATTTGGTGCCAGCCCTCCACTTTCTGCATGTCTGCAGGGGTTGGAGTGAGAAATGGCAGATTATATTAAACTATTGTCTGAATATGGTGGTGCTGAAGATGACAGGCCTTGGGAGCTGGGACAGCAAACTTCTCTCCGGCCTTCAGAGCTAAAAGTTTCCTATCTGGCATTGGGCCAGGCCTAAGAGAATCAGGAAAGAGGCAAGCCATGGAAATGCTCTGTGTCTGTGCCAAAGAAAAGTTTTGACCAGAGTTTTCCATGCAGGAttggtgtgtgggtgtgcatgtacACCCATGCGTTCGGTAACATCTGATTCAAGAAGAAGCCAAACcctgaaacaaaaacagagaagtcTAACTTGGCCAAGGAAAAGGAGGGTTAGAGTGCAATCCTGGCCCACTAAACCCTCAGGATGGATCTAGATGGAGCAGGGACCCCGCAAGCACATGCACGACACTTGGAGAGGCAGTGCTATGAGAGAGGAAGGTTTGAATTGCTGCTGGAAAAGAGGCAATGGAATTAT
The sequence above is a segment of the Saimiri boliviensis isolate mSaiBol1 chromosome 2, mSaiBol1.pri, whole genome shotgun sequence genome. Coding sequences within it:
- the DCAF5 gene encoding DDB1- and CUL4-associated factor 5 isoform X2; the encoded protein is MKRRAGLGGSMRSVVGFLSQRGLHGDPLLTQDFQRRRLRGCRNLYKKDLLGHFGCVNAIEFSNNGGQWLVSGGDDRRVLLWHMEQAIHSRVKPIQLKGEHHSNIFCLAFNSGNTKVFSGGNDEQVILHDVESETLDVFAHEDAVYGLSVSPVNDNIFASSSDDGRVLIWDIRESPHGEPFCLANYPSAFHSVMFNPVEPRLLATANSKEGVGLWDIRKPQSSLLRYGGNLSLQSAMSVRFNSNGTQLLALRRRLPPVLYDIHSRLPVFQFDNQGYFNSCTMKSCCFAGDRDQYILSGSDDFNLYMWRIPADPEAGGIGRVVNGAFMVLKGHRSIVNQVRFNPHTYMICSSGVEKIIKIWSPYKQPGCTGDLDGRIEDDSRCLYTHEEYISLVLNSGSGLSHDYANQSVQEDPRMMAFFDSLVRREIEGWSSDSDSDLSESTILQLHAGVSERSGYTDSESSASLPRSPPPTVDESADSAFHLGPLRVTTTNVVASTPPTPTCEDAASRQQRLSALRRYQDKRLLALSNESDSEENVCEVELDTDLFPRPRSPSPEDESSSSSSSSSSEDEEELNERRACTWQRNAMRRRQKTTREERPSAPIKPTSTYIGEDNYDYPQIKVDDLSSSPTSSPERSTSTLEIQPSRASPTSDIESVERKIYKAYKWLRYSYISYSNNKDGETSLVTSEADEGRAGTSHKDNPAPSSSKEACLNIAAAQRNQDLPPEGCSTDAFKEETPRNPSNGPGHEHSSHTWAEVPEGTSQDTGNSGSVEHPFETKKLNGKALSSRAEEPPSPPVPKASGSTLNSGSGSCPRTQSDDSEERSLETICANHNNGRLHPRPSHPHNNGQNLGELEAVAYSSPGHSDTDRDNSSLTGTLLHKDCCGSEMACETPSTGTREDPTDTPATDSSRAVHGHSGLKRHRIELEDTDSENSSSEKKLKT
- the DCAF5 gene encoding DDB1- and CUL4-associated factor 5 isoform X1 produces the protein MKRRAGLGGSMRSVVGFLSQRGLHGDPLLTQDFQRRRLRGCRNLYKKDLLGHFGCVNAIEFSNNGGQWLVSGGDDRRVLLWHMEQAIHSRVKPIQLKGEHHSNIFCLAFNSGNTKVFSGGNDEQVILHDVESSETLDVFAHEDAVYGLSVSPVNDNIFASSSDDGRVLIWDIRESPHGEPFCLANYPSAFHSVMFNPVEPRLLATANSKEGVGLWDIRKPQSSLLRYGGNLSLQSAMSVRFNSNGTQLLALRRRLPPVLYDIHSRLPVFQFDNQGYFNSCTMKSCCFAGDRDQYILSGSDDFNLYMWRIPADPEAGGIGRVVNGAFMVLKGHRSIVNQVRFNPHTYMICSSGVEKIIKIWSPYKQPGCTGDLDGRIEDDSRCLYTHEEYISLVLNSGSGLSHDYANQSVQEDPRMMAFFDSLVRREIEGWSSDSDSDLSESTILQLHAGVSERSGYTDSESSASLPRSPPPTVDESADSAFHLGPLRVTTTNVVASTPPTPTCEDAASRQQRLSALRRYQDKRLLALSNESDSEENVCEVELDTDLFPRPRSPSPEDESSSSSSSSSSEDEEELNERRACTWQRNAMRRRQKTTREERPSAPIKPTSTYIGEDNYDYPQIKVDDLSSSPTSSPERSTSTLEIQPSRASPTSDIESVERKIYKAYKWLRYSYISYSNNKDGETSLVTSEADEGRAGTSHKDNPAPSSSKEACLNIAAAQRNQDLPPEGCSTDAFKEETPRNPSNGPGHEHSSHTWAEVPEGTSQDTGNSGSVEHPFETKKLNGKALSSRAEEPPSPPVPKASGSTLNSGSGSCPRTQSDDSEERSLETICANHNNGRLHPRPSHPHNNGQNLGELEAVAYSSPGHSDTDRDNSSLTGTLLHKDCCGSEMACETPSTGTREDPTDTPATDSSRAVHGHSGLKRHRIELEDTDSENSSSEKKLKT
- the DCAF5 gene encoding DDB1- and CUL4-associated factor 5 isoform X3: MEQAIHSRVKPIQLKGEHHSNIFCLAFNSGNTKVFSGGNDEQVILHDVESSETLDVFAHEDAVYGLSVSPVNDNIFASSSDDGRVLIWDIRESPHGEPFCLANYPSAFHSVMFNPVEPRLLATANSKEGVGLWDIRKPQSSLLRYGGNLSLQSAMSVRFNSNGTQLLALRRRLPPVLYDIHSRLPVFQFDNQGYFNSCTMKSCCFAGDRDQYILSGSDDFNLYMWRIPADPEAGGIGRVVNGAFMVLKGHRSIVNQVRFNPHTYMICSSGVEKIIKIWSPYKQPGCTGDLDGRIEDDSRCLYTHEEYISLVLNSGSGLSHDYANQSVQEDPRMMAFFDSLVRREIEGWSSDSDSDLSESTILQLHAGVSERSGYTDSESSASLPRSPPPTVDESADSAFHLGPLRVTTTNVVASTPPTPTCEDAASRQQRLSALRRYQDKRLLALSNESDSEENVCEVELDTDLFPRPRSPSPEDESSSSSSSSSSEDEEELNERRACTWQRNAMRRRQKTTREERPSAPIKPTSTYIGEDNYDYPQIKVDDLSSSPTSSPERSTSTLEIQPSRASPTSDIESVERKIYKAYKWLRYSYISYSNNKDGETSLVTSEADEGRAGTSHKDNPAPSSSKEACLNIAAAQRNQDLPPEGCSTDAFKEETPRNPSNGPGHEHSSHTWAEVPEGTSQDTGNSGSVEHPFETKKLNGKALSSRAEEPPSPPVPKASGSTLNSGSGSCPRTQSDDSEERSLETICANHNNGRLHPRPSHPHNNGQNLGELEAVAYSSPGHSDTDRDNSSLTGTLLHKDCCGSEMACETPSTGTREDPTDTPATDSSRAVHGHSGLKRHRIELEDTDSENSSSEKKLKT